In Dysgonomonadaceae bacterium zrk40, one genomic interval encodes:
- a CDS encoding rhamnogalacturonan acetylesterase — translation MKPVILLLLLSLSLSLGCTGPKPAKILMAGDSTMADKPLSKQLVDSLTGESTEEAFLERGWGQLLPEMISDMGRVLNYARNGRSTRTFVEEGLWGELFDQIAPGDVVIIQFGHNDGVITKRSYTNPAQFRLNFVAFVNEVNARGAYPILCTPVARRRFDEKGVLQPTHGEYPDIIRSVATQEKVPLIDMEVLTSKWLQDAGMEGSKQFFHKLPPGVSKLYPEGIDDNTHFNEQGAREVARMFVDAVKKQNVEPLTHLLK, via the coding sequence ATGAAACCTGTAATACTCCTCTTATTGCTGTCTTTATCTTTGTCGTTGGGGTGCACAGGACCCAAGCCGGCAAAGATACTGATGGCAGGCGACTCTACCATGGCAGACAAGCCGCTGTCCAAACAGCTAGTGGATAGCCTGACCGGGGAGTCGACAGAAGAGGCGTTTCTGGAAAGAGGCTGGGGGCAATTATTACCTGAGATGATTTCCGATATGGGGAGAGTCCTCAATTATGCCCGTAATGGCCGCAGCACACGCACCTTCGTGGAAGAGGGACTTTGGGGTGAATTGTTCGATCAGATCGCACCGGGTGATGTGGTCATCATCCAGTTCGGTCATAATGATGGGGTAATCACCAAGAGAAGTTACACCAATCCGGCTCAGTTCAGGCTGAACTTTGTGGCGTTCGTCAACGAAGTGAATGCCAGGGGAGCCTACCCTATCCTCTGCACCCCGGTCGCCCGTCGCAGGTTCGATGAAAAGGGAGTACTACAACCAACTCATGGGGAGTATCCCGATATCATTCGCTCAGTGGCCACTCAGGAGAAGGTGCCCCTCATCGACATGGAAGTACTCACCTCAAAATGGTTACAAGATGCCGGCATGGAGGGATCAAAACAGTTTTTCCACAAGCTCCCTCCCGGTGTCAGCAAGCTCTATCCTGAAGGGATTGACGACAACACCCACTTCAACGAGCAGGGAGCCAGGGAGGTAGCCCGAATGTTTGTCGACGCGGTCAAAAAACAGAATGTTGAACCACTGACTCATTTACTTAAATAA
- a CDS encoding glycoside hydrolase family 88 protein: protein MKKLFTFLFPFISLLLSCTGEKEVTADPYYLRMAESEMQRYPESWMVDFSEKIKWNYTHGLELQAMIQVSEKSGDEKYFRYAEAYADTMVNEDGTIKTYVLEKYNIDHINPGKMLFPIYEKTQNPKYLKALQLLRSQMETHPRISNGGFWHKQIYPHQVWLDGLYMAGPFLAEYGKRFNEPELFDEVTLQLTTAWDDLIDEESGLLYHGWDESREQRWADPVTGRSPHFWSRSIGWYMMAMVDVLDFLPEDHHQRAEIIEQLNHIATAIEKYRDPVTGMWYQVTDLGEREGNYLESSGSIMFIYSWVKGAQKGYLPDAFLQKGTEAYDQFLEQFIRENEDGTISVTDVCSVAGLGGEKRYRDGSFEYYISEPIRDDDPKAIGPFIMTSILLER, encoded by the coding sequence ATGAAAAAATTATTCACATTCCTTTTCCCATTCATCTCTTTGTTGCTTAGTTGCACGGGAGAGAAAGAGGTAACAGCAGATCCCTATTACCTGAGGATGGCCGAGTCGGAAATGCAACGTTACCCTGAGAGCTGGATGGTAGACTTCTCAGAGAAAATCAAATGGAACTACACCCATGGACTGGAGCTGCAAGCAATGATACAGGTATCGGAGAAAAGTGGCGATGAAAAATACTTCCGTTATGCCGAAGCCTATGCCGATACGATGGTCAATGAAGATGGGACCATCAAGACCTATGTACTTGAAAAATACAACATCGACCACATTAACCCCGGTAAGATGCTCTTTCCAATCTATGAGAAGACGCAAAACCCCAAGTACCTGAAAGCCCTTCAGCTACTCAGAAGCCAGATGGAAACCCACCCGCGCATCTCCAACGGTGGCTTCTGGCACAAGCAGATCTACCCCCACCAGGTATGGCTCGACGGTCTTTACATGGCAGGCCCCTTTTTGGCGGAATACGGCAAACGATTCAATGAACCGGAACTGTTCGATGAGGTGACACTTCAACTCACCACCGCCTGGGACGACCTGATTGACGAGGAGAGCGGTCTGCTCTACCACGGTTGGGATGAGAGCCGCGAACAGCGGTGGGCCGACCCGGTCACCGGGCGCTCACCTCACTTCTGGTCACGAAGTATCGGTTGGTACATGATGGCAATGGTCGATGTGCTGGACTTCTTGCCGGAAGACCATCACCAGAGGGCTGAAATCATCGAACAACTGAACCATATTGCTACTGCCATAGAAAAATATCGTGACCCTGTAACGGGAATGTGGTATCAGGTAACCGACCTGGGCGAAAGAGAGGGCAACTACCTGGAATCGTCCGGCTCCATCATGTTTATCTACAGCTGGGTGAAAGGCGCACAAAAAGGCTACCTTCCTGATGCTTTCCTGCAAAAGGGTACAGAGGCATATGATCAATTCCTGGAACAGTTTATCCGTGAAAACGAAGACGGCACCATCTCGGTCACCGACGTCTGCTCCGTAGCCGGCCTGGGGGGTGAGAAGCGGTACCGCGATGGCAGTTTCGAATATTACATCTCGGAACCGATACGGGATGACGATCCCAAAGCCATTGGTCCGTTCATCATGACAAGCATATTGTTGGAGCGGTAA
- a CDS encoding PmoA family protein: MRKTEYILIPALLLTMLFLSCKQARHTEVIFKEDPSRMKIDVFIGEHYFTSLIYTDSLEKPFLFPILTASGKTVTRGYPIDPRPHERIDHPHQMGLWFNFGDVNGLDFWNNSSAIAPERKSHYGHIQLDSIIDLDPDAGELRTLSTWKDSRKNRLLEERTTYRFSGDAEQNRFIERITHLTALQQVTLRSNKEGLFAIRVDRAFEEPDEKPVKRLDAAALPADEPSVNNEGVNGRYRNRQGYETEPEVWGKKTPWVALRGTKEGEVITLVILDHPQNPGYPGWPHARGYGLFSMNNLAGNTMNSADPPIEIALNPGEEISFRHMLIIGGEMSDEMINKMMKQFHNQ; this comes from the coding sequence ATGAGAAAGACAGAGTACATCCTCATTCCAGCGCTGCTGCTGACAATGCTATTCCTCAGCTGTAAACAAGCTCGACATACAGAGGTGATCTTTAAGGAAGATCCCTCACGGATGAAAATAGATGTCTTTATAGGCGAACACTACTTCACCTCACTGATCTATACCGACAGCCTGGAAAAGCCATTCCTCTTTCCCATCCTTACCGCCTCCGGAAAAACAGTTACCAGGGGCTATCCCATCGATCCCCGTCCCCATGAACGAATCGATCATCCCCATCAGATGGGTCTGTGGTTCAACTTCGGCGATGTGAACGGACTCGACTTCTGGAACAACTCTTCAGCCATCGCACCGGAGAGAAAAAGCCACTACGGTCATATTCAACTCGATTCCATCATTGATCTTGATCCTGATGCAGGAGAACTGAGAACCCTCTCTACCTGGAAAGATTCCCGGAAAAACAGGCTTCTGGAAGAAAGAACAACCTATCGTTTCAGCGGTGATGCGGAACAAAACCGCTTTATTGAAAGAATCACTCATTTAACCGCCCTTCAACAGGTTACACTCAGAAGCAACAAGGAGGGCCTCTTCGCCATCAGAGTCGACAGGGCTTTTGAGGAGCCTGACGAGAAACCGGTCAAACGGCTCGATGCCGCAGCGCTCCCGGCCGATGAACCCTCCGTCAACAATGAAGGAGTCAACGGTCGCTACCGCAACCGTCAGGGTTATGAAACTGAACCGGAGGTGTGGGGTAAAAAAACGCCCTGGGTAGCTCTTCGGGGAACAAAAGAGGGGGAGGTGATCACCCTGGTGATCCTCGATCATCCGCAGAACCCCGGTTACCCCGGCTGGCCCCATGCACGTGGATATGGGCTCTTTTCGATGAACAACCTGGCGGGTAATACCATGAATTCTGCTGACCCACCCATCGAAATTGCGCTGAATCCGGGAGAGGAGATCTCCTTCCGTCACATGCTGATCATCGGTGGAGAGATGAGTGATGAGATGATCAACAAGATGATGAAACAGTTCCATAATCAGTAA
- a CDS encoding Gfo/Idh/MocA family oxidoreductase: protein MKKETNPISRRKFLAVSGAIAGTTIVNPASNILASNMGSNSMNNKKTRLAIVGLGIRGTSMWGSSLTREYGNLIEFVGLCDHNPGRLALGKQLIGTDCPTFDNFEQMMRETKPDQLIVTTDDDTHDHFIVKGMEMGADIICEKPMAIDEQKIQRIIDAEKRTGKQCRVTFNYRYSPHRAKMWEILQSGEIGELTSVDFHWYLDTSHGADYFRRWHRLMEKGGSLWVHKASHHFDLLNWWIGSDPESVYALGDLQFYGKNGPFRGDNCRSCNHKKECDFYFDITKNERLVKLYVENEKYDGYHRDGCVFRNDVNIYDKMAATIKYMNGVQVAYSLTTYSPYEGYRIAFNGTKGRMDAWIQESNPTTDANYDEIVVSKNFGKREYHHIPQGSGHGGGDKLLKDQIFIPGTPDPLRQAAGVRDGSLACLVGIAARKSITSGETVMIKDLTSIQPMEKKA from the coding sequence ATGAAAAAAGAAACAAATCCAATATCCAGGAGAAAGTTCCTGGCTGTCTCCGGAGCCATCGCCGGAACGACCATCGTGAACCCGGCTTCAAACATCCTTGCATCCAACATGGGCAGCAACAGCATGAACAACAAGAAAACAAGGCTGGCCATCGTCGGGCTTGGCATCAGGGGTACCAGCATGTGGGGCAGCAGCCTCACGAGAGAGTATGGCAACCTGATTGAGTTCGTAGGGCTCTGCGACCACAACCCGGGGAGGCTGGCGCTGGGCAAGCAGCTCATCGGTACCGACTGCCCCACCTTCGACAACTTCGAACAGATGATGCGCGAGACCAAACCCGACCAGCTGATCGTCACCACCGACGATGACACGCACGACCACTTCATCGTGAAAGGGATGGAGATGGGCGCCGACATCATCTGCGAGAAGCCGATGGCGATAGACGAGCAAAAGATACAACGAATCATCGATGCCGAGAAGAGAACAGGCAAGCAGTGTAGGGTCACCTTCAACTACCGCTACTCACCCCACCGCGCCAAGATGTGGGAGATTCTCCAGTCAGGTGAGATCGGTGAGCTCACCTCGGTCGACTTCCACTGGTACCTCGACACCTCGCACGGTGCCGACTATTTCCGTCGCTGGCACCGCCTGATGGAAAAAGGGGGATCACTCTGGGTGCACAAGGCCAGCCACCACTTCGACCTGCTCAACTGGTGGATTGGCAGCGACCCGGAGAGCGTCTATGCCCTGGGCGACCTGCAGTTCTACGGCAAGAACGGGCCCTTCCGTGGCGACAACTGCCGCAGCTGCAACCATAAGAAAGAGTGTGATTTTTATTTCGATATCACCAAAAACGAGCGACTGGTGAAGCTCTATGTCGAGAACGAAAAATATGACGGCTACCACCGCGATGGATGCGTCTTCCGCAACGATGTCAACATCTACGACAAGATGGCCGCCACCATTAAGTACATGAACGGCGTGCAGGTGGCCTACTCGCTCACCACCTACTCCCCCTACGAGGGCTACCGCATTGCCTTCAACGGCACAAAGGGACGTATGGATGCCTGGATACAGGAGTCCAACCCCACCACCGATGCCAACTACGACGAGATCGTGGTCTCAAAGAACTTTGGGAAGAGAGAGTATCACCACATCCCGCAGGGCAGTGGACACGGCGGCGGCGACAAGCTGCTCAAGGACCAGATCTTCATCCCCGGCACACCCGACCCGCTGCGGCAAGCCGCAGGCGTACGCGACGGCTCACTGGCCTGCCTGGTTGGCATCGCCGCCAGAAAGAGCATCACCTCGGGCGAAACGGTGATGATCAAAGACCTCACCTCCATTCAGCCCATGGAGAAGAAAGCCTGA
- a CDS encoding pectate lyase: MRRLPFFLLTVIMLLLTATLSCEKSIPVIEHPEKDKPETEKPGETSNHTYPTPVTEAAQAFPGARGGGMYTSGGRGGKVIRVTTLEDNGMPGSLRHAVNQSGARIILFDVSGTIRLKSKLDITQGNLTLAGQSAPGGGITLADYPVEIKADNVIVRYLRFRMGDLQVTNDQDAFGARNRKNLIIDHCSMSWSTDECASFYDNENFTLQWSILSESLRLSVHEKGSHGYGGIWGGVNASFLCNLLIHHDSRTPRFCGSRYSNKPDRESVDFRNNLLYNWGANNAYGAEGGSYNLVNNYYKPGPASSNRGRLLQPYADDGKNAQPKGTHGRFYLSGNYVSGNNSVTANNRLGVHLHSTFATHAPGVTLDDILAESEFEMAESTTVSAAEAYEQVLQQAGSSRSRDAIDSRLVEETRTGTTTFKGLNPQNSDPYPKPGIIDSQEDLKPADAGADWTAWPSLAEGVLPADSDGDGLPDTWEIAKGLDPQTADASGRHLSTAYDNIEVYLNELATTTE; this comes from the coding sequence ATGAGACGGCTCCCTTTCTTCCTGCTGACTGTCATAATGCTTTTACTCACGGCGACATTAAGTTGCGAGAAGAGTATCCCGGTAATTGAACATCCTGAGAAGGATAAGCCGGAGACAGAAAAGCCGGGTGAGACAAGCAACCACACCTATCCCACACCGGTTACCGAGGCGGCCCAGGCCTTCCCCGGTGCCCGGGGGGGAGGAATGTACACCAGTGGCGGCCGGGGGGGAAAGGTGATCCGGGTGACCACCCTCGAGGACAACGGCATGCCGGGTTCACTCCGCCATGCCGTGAATCAGTCGGGAGCACGTATTATCCTCTTCGATGTGAGCGGTACCATCAGGCTGAAGAGCAAGCTGGACATCACACAAGGGAACCTCACCCTTGCCGGCCAGTCGGCTCCCGGCGGCGGCATCACCCTGGCCGACTATCCCGTGGAGATCAAGGCGGACAATGTGATCGTGCGCTACCTCCGTTTCCGCATGGGAGACCTCCAGGTGACCAATGACCAGGATGCATTCGGTGCACGCAACCGCAAGAACCTGATCATCGACCACTGCTCCATGAGCTGGTCTACCGATGAGTGCGCTTCCTTCTACGACAACGAGAACTTCACCCTCCAGTGGAGCATCCTCTCCGAGAGCCTCCGCCTCTCGGTGCACGAGAAAGGATCACACGGCTACGGCGGTATCTGGGGAGGTGTCAACGCTTCCTTCCTCTGCAACCTGCTGATACACCACGACAGCCGCACACCCCGCTTCTGTGGCAGCCGCTACAGCAACAAACCCGATAGGGAGAGCGTTGATTTTCGCAACAACCTGCTCTACAACTGGGGGGCCAACAATGCTTACGGCGCTGAAGGGGGAAGCTATAACCTGGTGAATAACTACTACAAGCCGGGCCCCGCCTCCTCCAACCGCGGCAGGCTGCTACAACCTTATGCCGACGATGGGAAGAATGCCCAACCAAAAGGAACCCACGGTCGCTTCTACCTCAGTGGCAATTACGTGAGCGGCAACAACAGCGTCACCGCGAACAATAGACTGGGGGTACATCTGCACAGCACATTTGCAACACACGCACCCGGCGTGACGCTCGATGATATCCTTGCCGAAAGCGAGTTTGAGATGGCGGAGTCAACCACCGTCAGCGCCGCGGAAGCCTATGAACAGGTGCTTCAACAGGCGGGCAGCAGCCGCAGCCGTGACGCGATAGACAGCAGACTGGTGGAGGAGACCCGTACCGGCACGACAACCTTCAAGGGACTTAACCCGCAGAACAGCGATCCCTACCCCAAGCCGGGCATCATCGACAGCCAGGAGGATCTCAAGCCGGCCGATGCCGGTGCCGACTGGACCGCCTGGCCCTCCCTGGCAGAGGGAGTACTTCCTGCCGACAGTGATGGTGACGGCTTGCCCGACACCTGGGAAATTGCAAAGGGATTGGATCCGCAAACAGCCGATGCAAGCGGTCGTCACCTCAGCACCGCCTACGATAACATTGAGGTCTACCTTAATGAGCTGGCCACCACAACTGAATAA
- a CDS encoding glycoside hydrolase 43 family protein — MLLLAAITFSLFPQDNISRTWVADRGDGTYRNPILYADYSDPDVCRAGEDYWMTASSFNCIPGLPILHSKDMVNWQLINHAIDRLPPEAHFSTPQHGNGVWAPSIRYHDNMFYIYYGDPDFGIFMVKSNDPTGVWSEPQLVKAGKGLIDPCPLWDEDGKVYLVYAYAGSRAGIKSVLNIAEMNAEGSKTITPGRIIYDGHALDPTIEGPKFYKRDDWYYIFAPAGGVATGWQTILRSRNVYGPYERDVSLAQGTTDVNGPHQGAWVTTPAGEDWFYHFQDVGAFGRIVHLQPMKWVNDWPVMGNDADGDGCGEPVPYWNKPAIAGNHPIVTPQESDLFDAPTLGLQWQWHANPGEWWSYNDTATGTLTLYSVPIPNDYQNLWDLPNLLLQKFPSNRFKATAKLTFLPSDAITGERTGLVVMGMDYALLALEKTDEGFTLSQISCKDADKEGEEVIHASVPLSAGALLLRVEVEPDAGCRFSYSMDGKNFIPLGQSFTAREGKWIGAKMGLFSSRPVSNNDGGRVVVDSFIVE, encoded by the coding sequence ATGCTACTGCTTGCAGCAATCACCTTCAGTCTCTTCCCGCAGGACAATATCTCCCGCACCTGGGTAGCCGACCGGGGTGATGGCACCTACCGCAACCCCATCCTCTATGCCGACTACTCCGATCCGGATGTCTGCCGTGCGGGTGAAGATTATTGGATGACCGCCTCCAGCTTTAACTGCATACCGGGACTGCCCATCCTGCACTCCAAAGACATGGTGAACTGGCAGCTCATCAACCATGCCATCGATCGGCTGCCGCCCGAGGCGCACTTCTCCACACCACAACATGGTAACGGTGTATGGGCCCCCTCCATCCGCTACCACGACAACATGTTCTACATCTATTACGGAGATCCAGACTTCGGCATCTTCATGGTGAAGAGCAATGACCCCACAGGAGTATGGAGCGAGCCCCAACTGGTGAAGGCCGGTAAAGGGCTGATCGACCCCTGTCCCCTCTGGGATGAAGATGGAAAGGTCTACCTTGTCTACGCCTATGCCGGCAGCCGCGCCGGTATCAAGAGCGTGCTGAACATCGCGGAGATGAATGCCGAGGGATCAAAAACCATCACCCCCGGCCGGATCATCTACGACGGCCATGCGCTCGATCCCACCATCGAGGGACCCAAGTTCTACAAACGTGACGACTGGTATTATATCTTTGCACCGGCCGGCGGGGTTGCCACCGGCTGGCAGACGATCCTCCGCTCACGCAACGTCTATGGTCCCTACGAAAGAGATGTATCGCTTGCTCAGGGCACTACTGATGTGAATGGCCCGCACCAGGGTGCCTGGGTCACCACACCCGCCGGAGAGGATTGGTTCTACCACTTCCAGGATGTCGGAGCTTTCGGCCGCATTGTCCATCTGCAACCGATGAAATGGGTGAACGACTGGCCGGTGATGGGCAACGATGCTGACGGCGATGGTTGCGGTGAGCCGGTACCCTACTGGAATAAACCGGCGATAGCAGGCAATCATCCCATTGTTACCCCTCAGGAGAGTGACCTGTTCGATGCCCCCACCCTTGGTCTTCAGTGGCAGTGGCATGCCAACCCGGGAGAGTGGTGGTCCTACAACGACACTGCCACGGGGACCCTCACCCTCTACTCCGTGCCAATACCGAATGATTATCAAAACCTGTGGGATCTCCCCAACCTGCTGCTGCAGAAATTCCCCTCCAACAGGTTCAAAGCCACCGCGAAGCTTACTTTCCTCCCCTCGGATGCCATCACCGGCGAACGCACGGGACTGGTTGTAATGGGGATGGACTATGCCCTGCTGGCACTGGAAAAAACAGACGAGGGGTTCACCCTGTCGCAGATCAGCTGCAAAGATGCCGACAAGGAAGGAGAGGAAGTGATCCATGCATCAGTCCCACTCTCTGCAGGAGCACTCTTGCTACGCGTGGAAGTTGAGCCTGACGCCGGTTGTCGTTTCAGTTACAGCATGGATGGGAAAAATTTCATCCCCCTGGGTCAATCGTTCACCGCGAGAGAAGGGAAGTGGATCGGTGCCAAGATGGGACTCTTCTCTTCCCGTCCGGTCAGCAACAACGACGGGGGACGCGTGGTGGTGGACAGTTTTATCGTGGAATAA
- a CDS encoding alpha/beta hydrolase fold domain-containing protein, whose translation MKTKSFFALLILLSCLYWQSFAQTVMIGGVPRDTSYTVHSSYIKEVKRFPFIRIASAEIPAGIIAMEAIPYKSVGNRELMLSVYRPDNDEILPAVMMIHGGGWNSGSPDMQKALALGLARNGYVTFTVEYRLSPEALFPAGMEDLEEAAAWFTHHAAQYGADPASLVVSGSSAGGQLAALIGTRNRENRFRAVINIDGISTFVNPETVDRAEKARLSGDKTPVDALWLGGSYSQKPHHWEAASALFQLHRESAPVCFINSAIPRFHNGRDEHIRLLDSLGIYSEVHTFDDTPHTFWHFHPWHLSTVRLMTAYLDKIFRSAEPVDRSGFDWVVAQDGTGDFTTVQAAIDAVPDFRKRPTRILIRNGIYRERLVIPETKHQLTLVGEEKNRTILTWNNFAAKKSPLGDELGTSGSASTYITPDLFTAENITFANDAGPVGQAVAVIVRSDRARFINCRFLGFQDTLYTHKAGSRQYYQNCYIEGTVDFIFGSSIAWFEECEIYCKENGYITAASTPQQQPFGYVFNRCTITGDTPDSFYLGRPWRPHARVLFMECELGDVIRPEGWNNWGNPSNENTAFYGEFNNRGAGASTTQRVGWSHQLTRDEAVTITKEVVLGSDFFSDF comes from the coding sequence ATGAAAACAAAAAGCTTCTTCGCCTTATTAATCCTGCTGAGCTGCCTCTACTGGCAGTCATTTGCTCAGACTGTAATGATTGGAGGTGTGCCGCGCGACACCAGCTACACCGTCCACAGTTCCTACATCAAGGAGGTGAAACGGTTTCCATTTATCCGGATCGCATCGGCAGAGATCCCTGCCGGCATCATAGCGATGGAAGCCATTCCCTACAAGTCGGTCGGCAACCGAGAGTTGATGCTCTCAGTCTACCGCCCCGACAATGATGAAATTCTGCCCGCAGTGATGATGATCCACGGGGGTGGCTGGAACTCCGGATCACCCGATATGCAGAAGGCGCTCGCCCTTGGGCTGGCCCGCAACGGTTATGTCACCTTCACCGTGGAGTACCGCCTCTCACCTGAGGCACTCTTCCCCGCGGGGATGGAGGACCTGGAAGAGGCGGCAGCCTGGTTTACGCATCATGCCGCTCAGTATGGAGCTGATCCGGCCTCCCTTGTCGTTTCAGGCTCCTCTGCAGGCGGACAGCTGGCCGCGCTGATTGGTACACGGAACCGTGAGAACCGCTTCCGTGCCGTGATCAACATCGACGGCATCTCCACCTTCGTCAACCCTGAGACGGTAGATCGGGCTGAGAAAGCCCGCCTGTCGGGTGATAAAACTCCTGTCGATGCCCTCTGGCTGGGTGGCAGTTACAGCCAGAAGCCGCACCACTGGGAGGCTGCCTCGGCACTCTTCCAACTGCACCGGGAAAGCGCACCTGTATGCTTTATCAACAGCGCCATCCCCCGTTTCCACAACGGACGTGACGAACATATCCGGCTGCTCGACAGCCTGGGGATCTATAGTGAGGTGCACACCTTCGACGACACCCCCCACACCTTCTGGCACTTCCATCCCTGGCATCTCTCCACTGTCCGGCTGATGACCGCCTACCTGGATAAGATCTTCCGGTCGGCAGAGCCGGTCGACAGGAGCGGTTTTGACTGGGTAGTGGCACAGGATGGCACGGGCGACTTCACCACTGTGCAGGCAGCCATCGACGCGGTGCCCGATTTCAGGAAACGGCCCACCCGCATCCTGATTCGCAACGGCATCTACCGCGAGCGACTGGTCATCCCAGAGACCAAGCATCAGCTGACGCTGGTGGGTGAGGAGAAGAACCGCACCATCCTCACCTGGAACAACTTTGCCGCAAAGAAAAGCCCACTGGGGGATGAGCTCGGCACCTCCGGATCGGCCTCCACCTACATCACCCCCGACCTCTTCACCGCCGAGAACATCACCTTTGCAAACGATGCCGGACCGGTGGGACAAGCGGTGGCGGTGATCGTGCGGAGCGACCGGGCACGTTTCATCAACTGCCGATTCCTTGGCTTTCAGGATACGCTCTACACCCATAAAGCGGGCAGCAGGCAATACTACCAAAACTGTTATATTGAGGGCACGGTCGATTTCATCTTCGGCTCCTCCATTGCCTGGTTCGAGGAGTGCGAGATCTACTGCAAGGAGAACGGTTACATCACTGCCGCCTCCACCCCGCAGCAGCAACCCTTTGGATATGTGTTCAACCGCTGCACCATCACGGGTGACACACCCGATTCCTTCTACCTGGGCCGTCCCTGGCGACCCCATGCACGGGTACTCTTCATGGAGTGCGAACTGGGTGATGTGATCCGCCCCGAAGGATGGAACAACTGGGGCAATCCCTCCAACGAAAACACCGCCTTTTACGGTGAGTTCAACAACCGGGGCGCAGGGGCCTCCACCACACAGCGTGTGGGTTGGTCGCACCAGCTCACCAGAGATGAAGCTGTAACGATCACAAAAGAAGTGGTGTTGGGAAGTGATTTTTTTAGTGATTTTTAA